The sequence TCTGCCTGCTATGTGAGGCTTACCTCAGGTGGTCACAACTGCAGGGCTCCAGGCAAAGCAGTGACCCAGCAGACATCATCCGATACACAAAAGAATGGGATTTCTACAGAATGTTCGGACTAGCTGCTCTAGGTAAGAAGACACTCACATCCTCTCACACAAGTGTTTAATTCATAAGCGTGGAATATGTCAGTTGCTGTCTAACACTGCACTGATTACTTGATCAGTAACATTCGCAAATTATAGATATTTAGTCAGGGTCTTAGTCTTCATTTGCTTGTATTAGATTAGATGTGGGTTCATGCCAAAGCAGTGCAACTTTCAGGATATTTGTGGCTGACCCAACTGATTTGCTTGAAAAAAATCATAGCAGTTGTGGTTCAgaagaagtctttctcaatgtctttgaAAAATGTGAGTACTTGTAAATTGCAACCCTTTCTTAAACTTGTTTAAAACAGGTTTCATGATCTGCAAAGTTGATCAAATGAATCCCAAAACATTCCTTGAAACAGTCTTAAAGTGTTATGAATAGGGCCTATTTTCCCCTTATTGTTGTGCTgctgataattttatttttgctttttttttcttctttaatgcaTAATttaatgggtttgttttgttttttgttgtttgttttttttttgtctccagaGCTAATAATGTTTCTAGTAGGGGTGTTTACTTTCCTGTGGTTAATAAAAGGCTACCTGAAAACAATTCCTGAACCAGCCATGATGCTGAAAGCACTACTGCTGTCCAGCTATGGCAAACTGTTAGTCATCCCAGCTGTAATCTGGGAACATGACTACTCCCCACTGTGCCTTCACCTGATAAAAGTGTTTGTGCTCACTTCAAATTCACAAGCAGTTAGAGGTACTTTTGTGCTTTTTCTTcttaatatattgtatttcttcATTAATATTATCAAAACTATTTGCTACTGGCTTTTCACTGAGAATCTAACGTTCAAATTCCTCCTTCATATTGCCTTCTGTACTTCTAAAAAGTATCTAACATAATTCTACACCACGACAGTAATAATTTTGAAACCAGACACTTTAGTCAGCACTACTGAATATCACAAaacatcacaatacaaagtaccgcattacagataagagcagttataaagtacaataaaatcagtaaaaaatacaAGCAACTTGGTACTAAAGCTTGATATCTGTAACAGATAAGCAACATGGTccctgtttttttcttgttttcagtcTAGTAGAGTCATTTAACGCCAGGTTTTCcagcataaacaaacaaatatgattTCAAGCTTTATTATAGGGGCACTGTTATCTATTGACTGTTGTTGTCCAGCATTTTTCTTCTGCATTGAACAATACAGTCACTCTCAGAGATAGAAAAACAGCGATTTTGAATTTAAAGAATAGTCATGTGAGGGACTTTTAAAGATTCttatttgctttttgtgtttcagtTATTCTCAACTGTAGCAGAAGACTTTCACTCCTGGTTATCTTCATTGGTTTGTTCATGGAAACATCTGCATCTTACATCTTCCAGAAAATGGAGTGGAGCACATAGGACAAGTGGTTCCAGCTTTCTCGGCAGCTTTCCTGTTCTTGCTGTCTTCAGTTACTATTTTTTCAGGAAACACATCTTCAATTGAGGCTGTCagcagaaacactttttttttattactgaaggTGGGTGTCTGGTGCTGTGGGCATTCTTAATAATGGGGTTATCCTTGTCCAAACACATCTTTTTTTGGAAGACATCCTTTAGGGTTGGCCTAAGCTTTTACCATGTTATCGTTGATATTTGTCAACCCTGTACAAATACTGTGACTGACTTCAAACACTCTGACTCTCAACAAATCAAGTCATAGTGTGTACATGACAAAACCAGTTGGTGCACTTTTGCAATTATATGTTTGCTGGGTGTTTTATACTAGGCTGCTGCAAAGTTatacaaaacaaatgtcacctcCAGTGGAGAAAAAGGGGCAATTGCTTTTGTTGAAACTGACAAAGAGTTACTGTCTGATGCTTAGTATTGGCATAAAAACAAATAGATGGTATTGTTGAAatcagtgttttgatttattgaatacaaatgtatgaacctttttttttttgctttgtgaatAATGAAGAGGTCAAATGTTTTTCAGGTATTGCATATAAACTCATTCTCCcttaaaatatgaacatttttacttttaaataaagcaCCCTCTTTCATCAGGCGTGATTTCTTCTGGGCTGTGACattgaaattcaaacaaaaaacatctatGCAGGGGTGTCTTCGGTAATCTAAAACATATGTTTGGGTTTGCAAGTACTTGACACTACCACCAAACTGAAATAACATTGTGGAAGACTGCTTCCCTGCAGGCAGGGGTTTCTCACAGCCAGAGGTGGGACATGAATCCGGAACCTCCCGCACTGAAACATAGTGCTGATACcgttgtacaaaagagccagctcccttgcaggagctggtATCGGGCTTACgtcttcatatttgattgcgTCACGTACCAACCCTGACCcctacacactatatatatatatatatatatatatagtatacaagATTGCGCAattcacggttcgttgcccctttaagaccagacccaggacacagaaatggttTTTaatagcgctgacgcgcacttttaataaacacaaataaaaataaacaaaacagacaaacacctagctccttcttggagcactaactgaCACAAGCCGTAATCTAACTCATACAGGACTTCCAAGCCGTTTACCTGTTTACAAATCACACAGGTTTAACTAAACACTTACTTTAGACTGTTCAGAACCAGCGCACACTTTCAGCTTCCTACCTCTCAGCAGtcccgaacagactggctgcattctttaaataccctgcacctggctctaatttacaattaacaccaggtgcaggggattactaaacaataaaacaattaagccattaacacccaaatgtgcattctcacttGTTTGAACAATGCTGTGTATTATAGCTACATACATACAATTTCTTTAATAATGTATATTCCTCAGATGCTAAAGAATACAGCACCTTTTATGAAAATCATTATTTGACATActaatatacaatacatttattatatattgtgtttcaCCTTCTCAGTCTTTATTTTTAAGTCTACCATTTTCAGATCTTGTCACATGTAGCAGAAGACTTGCAAAAGGTTTCAAAACAATATGTTGGGACTGAAAGCTTATCCACCCATTAGCTTATCCATTTTATGCTAATCAGACCGTTCTgaaatagttaaaataatacGAATGTTACTGAATAAAATATGTTAGAATCAGAGTATCAGAGATCAATACATGTGTCCTTGACCTTAATCCTATGTAGATCATTTATTCTACATCCCAGCAAAAAAAACTGCTGTGTCTGTTATTTCAGGAAGCACAGAATCACCTCTTACTGGGTAGAGGTGACATTATTCTTGGTGTTACACCACATATTGTATTGATATAGTGAAACATGACCAACCAATTGGTGGAAGTTGATAGTGCTGTTGGTAATAGCACGTCTTATCTTCCCATAGTCCACTAAATGGTTCTTGATTAATAAATGCAGTTTATAGTTGACATAAATGCTGCCTGTATTGCATGTAAAGATGAACGCCCTCATAAATCGCTGTCAGTCTCCTTTTATTTGTGTGACTTTATTGTATTGGATTCTgtaatgtctttttttcccctgctAAATTAAATGGTTTCAATTTGAACAGTATACAATATTATTCTTTATACCAACAATACATCACTTTTATTGTTTGTCCTCCTTTAAAATGTATGCCGTGTagtcaagtttttttgttttttttgtcagagaagAAATGCTCGTTACATTTCCAGGAGCAGCCAAGTTCAGGTTTATGAATGAAAAGGGGGAGGCAGGACTGGCTCAATAAAGATACTTAAAAGCAAATCACAGATAATCTTGTTCATCTTTTGTCTGATGCAGACCCTGCCTTAATTATAAAACACGTACCAGTCTGCAAACAAAACACCGTGGTATCTCCATGTGCAAGCTTGTatgtttcaatttaaatacatCTTTCCTCTTTGCAAGAACAGATCTTGTAATCTTAATGTCAAACACAGCTTTAAGCACATATTCACTGCTTACTGTTCCAGGACTAGACAACACATACCCTGTCTTTTTTTCTACATGTATGATTAAGTTACTCTGTTGTAAATCAGTCAAATCTTCTAAACAGGTGCCCTGAAAACcaaataaatgcaacacacacCTAACAATACAATACTCTTCACATCGCAAATATTTTCAGTATAGGAATACACTACTCATTGTCCCTCGATCATTTTTATGTAAAATTAGACTCTTACTACATTCTAGGATTATTTAAACCTGTTAAATTTCACCTGGTTGGTTTTCCAGTTTGTTTCTATTCCATTAACGCAGTCTCAGCTGCATGCACACAAGCTCTCCTTTAACGCATCTTGCAAACTGCACAATTGCtaagcaaaacaaaagaataccGGATATTTTCAATAGGGTTACAATAATCTTATTTAcatatgtaatacaaaaaaaataaatagaaaatgtctTGGCAAAAAGtctttagaaatgtatttgttttgtaagattTCTATGTATCTGACAATGGGTTGTGTTATAGTTATGTTTGGATAGATTAACAACCACATTATGGAGCACTGCACCTTCATCtgtctttatatttgtttttcaaccatGTGTGCAAGTGTTCCCATGGAAGGCAGCTTCTTAATACTGTACAGCAAGGTAAGGACCCATGAACAGTTTAATTAGACCACTTTTTTTGCGTCAACAGTTTGATCTGCTAAGTTGTTTATAAGTAGTTGGTCTTTCCAGTAAGACAAATTAAACTAATGGAGATGTAAGAACCGCAGAGTCAACATAAAGGTACAGCCTTGAAAAGATTACAAATAATAAGTACCAAGCTCTGCCACAGTTAATGTAGGAACATCTGGCACATTTCAGTAGGGTTGTGGGCTACGATTATGAGATCAACAATCTTGATCAGATTCTCTATAAAAGCATtccaaagcaaacaaataaatcactACCTTAGCTGGATTAGTAACATACTGTACCTATAAAACAGCTACACTAACTAAACCACATATCCAAAATGTGATTTGCATTTTATCTGAACCACAGTGGCACTATGGGAGTTCCAACAATAGTTGGTATGTTACCCTAAAATTTGTAAGTTATTAAAATCTGTGTGTTATAATCAACTCACAATCTTATTGACTAAAACGTGGTTGACAGGTACTTCCTATAGTCACAATAATAGCCTGGTACAGAAGGTATTATTAGAGATTACAGATTGGTTTGGCAAGTATGGAAAAACTTGTCCTTAGCCTTGGTAATTGCCTCTGTTCTCCACTAGTCTAAGGAATATCTAAAAACATTGGCTATGATCTATTAGCCAGTTGTTGCTGCACTTGCTTTTGATCtagagattttttaaatgtaattgcgTATTCACCAATAGAGCCCACCAAATCTGTAGCATGTGTTGTGCAAAGCAACAGGTACAGTAGTATAGCGCATAAAAATAGATTTTGTAAAAAAGTGAAGCCAGCATTTTTTTCTGCAAGTTCTTtttacttgaaaataaatacaacttagaATAAAATAAGGTTGtttatataacataaaataacaacTAACCTAAAAAGCTTAACATCTAATACAAAGTCCCATACCTGAGAATATAATAaccaaaattatatttcaaaatattgttttcatataGTAAAATATTCAGCACAAGATGGGATgccagttgtgtaacacataaAACCTATGCGAGTGTTTTATAGTAGCACCAACAGTCAGTTTGTTAGTCAAATGTTTTATTAGGTTTCTACCAACAAGCAGCACATTTTAGACTTCCATCGCCGCAAACAAATACACTGTCTTCAACACGACTTGTCCAAGTTTACACCAAGTTTATAAGTGTTATTATACGAGGTTATATACATGCAATATACCTTTGCAAAACACTGTGCTTAGTGGTATGTCAATTGGCCagaaatgtataataaatgtataagAAATGTATAATATTGAAAAGTTTACTAGAAAAAGATTAGAGGCCAGTGGCATTGAAGAGTGAATAATTCCTCTTTATAAAAAGCCAGTTTTACATTAGCATACTAGAACTGATCACATAATTAGTCAGAAGGCACAGATCAGTACATCACTGTGCTAGATGCTCATATGAATGGAGTCTTGCATCCACTTGTTCTTGTTTAGAGTTTTGGGAACTGATGCATTCATATCCATGTGTTCATTTGGGGTAATACTTGTGTCCTGGTAGTACTCATCTTCTTCATCAAAGAAGCCATTTTCCATATTGTAGGTGCCATCTGCATTGGATACAGCTGACATGTCCTGGCAACTGCCTTTGTATTCTTGAATCGATTCATGGAGTGACCATAACTGACACAGCAGAGACATATCCTGCTGCCGTAACCCAACCTATGAAAAAACAGAGAAATTGTTGACGTGAATTCATAGTTAGATAAAAGATGAACGTTTGTTGTAATGAACCAATACAGTATTCTCACTGCATACACAATAGTTGCTTTTTCTGGAAGGATTCACCTCCTGCACATACATTCACAGAAGCAATACATGATGGCTAGAAGAGCAAATAAAAGTTAAAGTGAAAACTGTCCTGTGTGCGACAACAAAAGCAATTGATTTTAATGTATGCATCAGACAGTCTATCAGCAGTGGTGAGGAAGTTAGACAGGGAACAACAAGCAAAAGGATGAGGACCCCTTTTCACAGCTGCAAACCACAAAACTCTAgtgggcaaaaaaataaaaataagaaaatgaactTGCAGATCAGAA is a genomic window of Polyodon spathula isolate WHYD16114869_AA chromosome 6, ASM1765450v1, whole genome shotgun sequence containing:
- the arv1 gene encoding protein ARV1 isoform X2, translated to MAAVSYKCIECNQEANELHRDYSYGVLKITICSCQKPVDKYIEYDPVIILIDTLLCKAQAYRHIIFNTTLNIHGKLFVFCLLCEAYLRWSQLQGSRQSSDPADIIRYTKEWDFYRMFGLAALELIMFLVGVFTFLWLIKGYLKTIPEPAMMLKALLLSSYGKLLVIPAVIWEHDYSPLCLHLIKVFVLTSNSQAVRVILNCSRRLSLLVIFIGLFMETSASYIFQKMEWST
- the arv1 gene encoding protein ARV1 isoform X1; the encoded protein is MAAVSYKCIECNQEANELHRDYSYGVLKITICKSCQKPVDKYIEYDPVIILIDTLLCKAQAYRHIIFNTTLNIHGKLFVFCLLCEAYLRWSQLQGSRQSSDPADIIRYTKEWDFYRMFGLAALELIMFLVGVFTFLWLIKGYLKTIPEPAMMLKALLLSSYGKLLVIPAVIWEHDYSPLCLHLIKVFVLTSNSQAVRVILNCSRRLSLLVIFIGLFMETSASYIFQKMEWST
- the LOC121317035 gene encoding protein FAM89A-like, encoding MNGKSTNANPGRDGVLPACFEGLPMLPKSLSGLLNSSGGSWREMERMYAKKTMIQDDLSRGRSNTDNLVSSKPANLDAALALLRKEMVGLRQQDMSLLCQLWSLHESIQEYKGSCQDMSAVSNADGTYNMENGFFDEEDEYYQDTSITPNEHMDMNASVPKTLNKNKWMQDSIHMSI